The Streptococcus pantholopis genome has a segment encoding these proteins:
- the recF gene encoding DNA replication/repair protein RecF (All proteins in this family for which functions are known are DNA-binding proteins that assist the filamentation of RecA onto DNA for the initiation of recombination or recombinational repair.), translating to MWIKELKLKNYRNYRDTKAQFSSGLNIFIGKNAQGKTNFLEAIYFLSLTRSHRTRFDKELIYFNEKEALISGNIQRIDGQIPLEISLSDKGRVTKVNHLKQAKLSDYVGTMTVVLFAPEDLQLVKGAPSLRRKFMDIDLGQIKPVYLSDLSHYNYVLKQRNTYLKTAETIDYDFLTVLNEQLADYGSRVMNHRSDFINDLEKEADKHHQIISDGLERLRIKYASSFPFSNYSETYTAFVKHLQKNQTRDIAKRNTSIGPHRDDLEFFINDMNADFGSQGQHRSLILSLKMAEIELIKAVRGDNPILLLDDVMSELDNQRQMKLLQGIKENVQTFITTTSLEHLTSLPDNLKLFMIEEGQIKEEKDRSPKQ from the coding sequence ATGTGGATTAAAGAATTAAAACTTAAAAACTACCGAAATTATCGGGATACTAAAGCCCAATTTTCCTCTGGTCTGAATATCTTTATCGGAAAAAATGCTCAAGGAAAAACAAATTTTTTGGAAGCTATTTATTTTTTATCACTAACTCGCAGCCATCGAACACGCTTTGATAAAGAGCTCATCTATTTCAATGAAAAAGAAGCCCTCATTTCAGGTAATATTCAACGGATTGATGGACAAATTCCTCTGGAAATCAGTCTGTCTGATAAAGGACGGGTGACTAAAGTCAATCATCTCAAGCAAGCCAAACTTTCCGATTATGTGGGAACAATGACTGTGGTCTTATTTGCACCTGAAGATTTACAGTTGGTTAAGGGGGCACCCAGTCTGCGGCGTAAATTTATGGATATTGATTTAGGTCAGATAAAACCTGTCTATTTATCTGACTTATCGCATTATAACTATGTCCTGAAGCAAAGAAATACTTATCTAAAAACTGCAGAGACAATTGATTATGATTTTTTGACAGTTCTCAATGAGCAATTAGCTGATTATGGCAGCCGAGTTATGAATCATCGTTCTGATTTTATCAACGATTTAGAAAAAGAAGCGGACAAGCATCATCAGATTATTTCTGATGGCCTAGAGCGTTTACGCATTAAGTATGCATCTTCTTTCCCTTTTAGTAATTATTCTGAGACTTATACAGCATTTGTCAAACATCTGCAAAAAAATCAGACACGGGATATTGCTAAAAGAAATACCAGCATCGGCCCGCATCGCGATGATTTAGAGTTTTTTATCAATGATATGAATGCTGATTTTGGAAGTCAGGGACAGCACCGAAGTCTTATTTTATCGCTTAAAATGGCAGAAATTGAACTTATAAAAGCTGTTAGAGGAGACAACCCAATACTACTCCTTGATGATGTTATGAGTGAATTAGATAATCAGCGCCAGATGAAATTACTTCAGGGAATAAAAGAAAATGTCCAAACCTTTATTACTACAACCAGCTTAGAGCATCTAACAAGTCTGCCCGATAATTTGAAACTATTTATGATTGAAGAGGGACAGATAAAAGAAGAAAAGGACAGAAGTCCTAAGCAATAA
- a CDS encoding GRP family sugar transporter, which yields MQGIFYALVPMIAWGSIGFISNKIGGSPSQQTFGMTIGALIFAFGVWLVVQPQLTLTLWFFGILGGLLWAVGQSGQFHAMQYMGVSVANPLSSGSQLVIGSLIGAFVFNEWTEPVQFVLGAIALTLLLVGFYFSSKRDAENPLMQQEQGQLSDFSKGFRALAYSTVGYLSYTVLFNNIMAFPVLSVIFPMAVGMLVGALALMKFQVKLTPAVLKNSLVGILWGLGNIFMLFAAAKAGLAIAFSFSQLGIVISIAGGILFLGETKTQKELHWLLIGLFCFISGAVLLGIVKSY from the coding sequence GTGCAAGGAATTTTTTATGCTTTAGTCCCTATGATTGCTTGGGGAAGTATTGGATTTATTAGTAATAAGATTGGCGGAAGCCCTAGCCAGCAAACTTTTGGAATGACTATCGGTGCCCTAATTTTTGCTTTTGGTGTCTGGCTGGTTGTACAGCCGCAGTTGACATTAACTCTATGGTTTTTTGGAATTTTAGGAGGTCTTTTATGGGCAGTCGGTCAGAGCGGGCAGTTTCATGCGATGCAGTATATGGGTGTTTCTGTAGCTAACCCATTATCAAGCGGTTCTCAGCTGGTCATTGGCAGTTTAATTGGTGCTTTCGTTTTCAATGAGTGGACTGAACCTGTGCAGTTTGTACTGGGGGCAATTGCCCTTACTTTACTTCTTGTTGGTTTTTATTTTTCTAGTAAACGCGACGCCGAAAATCCATTGATGCAGCAAGAACAGGGACAATTAAGTGATTTTTCAAAAGGGTTCAGGGCTTTGGCCTATTCAACAGTCGGCTATTTATCTTATACAGTTCTTTTTAATAATATTATGGCTTTTCCGGTTCTCTCTGTTATCTTCCCGATGGCTGTCGGAATGCTTGTGGGAGCACTCGCTTTAATGAAATTTCAGGTAAAACTGACACCTGCTGTTTTAAAAAACAGCTTAGTTGGGATTCTATGGGGACTAGGAAATATCTTTATGCTTTTTGCTGCAGCTAAGGCAGGTCTCGCCATAGCCTTTAGTTTTTCTCAACTTGGCATTGTCATTTCAATTGCAGGGGGTATCCTTTTTTTGGGAGAAACAAAAACACAAAAGGAGCTGCATTGGCTTTTGATTGGTCTTTTCTGTTTTATCTCAGGTGCTGTTTTGCTTGGTATTGTAAAATCATATTGA
- the guaB gene encoding IMP dehydrogenase: MSNWDTKFLKKGYTFDDVLLIPAESHVLPNEVSLQTQLADNLTLNIPIITAAMDTVTDSKMAIAIARAGGLGVIHKNMSVEQQAEEIRKVKRSENGVIIDPFFLTPDNTVAEAEELMQRYRISGVPIVETLENRKLVGIITNRDMRFISDYAQLISQHMTSEALVTAPVGTDLETAERILHEHRIEKLPLVDENGRLSGLITIKDIEKVIEFPHAAKDEFGRLLVAGAVGVTSDTFERAEALFEAGADAIVIDTAHGHSAGVLRKIAEIRTTFPDKTLIAGNIATADGARALYEAGVDVVKVGIGPGSICTTRVVAGVGVPQITAIYDAAAVAREYGRTIIADGGIKYSGDIVKALAAGGNAVMLGSMFAGTDEAPGETEIFQGRKFKTYRGMGSIAAMKKGSSDRYFQGSVNEANKLVPEGIEGRVAYKGAAADIVFQMLGGIRSGMGYVGAADIKALHENAQFIEMSGAGLIESHPHDVQITNEAPNYSVH; encoded by the coding sequence ATGTCAAATTGGGACACAAAATTTTTAAAAAAAGGGTATACATTTGATGATGTTTTGCTCATTCCGGCTGAAAGCCATGTTCTTCCAAATGAAGTCAGCCTGCAGACCCAGCTTGCAGATAATTTGACATTAAATATTCCTATTATCACAGCAGCCATGGACACAGTCACTGATAGCAAAATGGCTATTGCTATTGCTCGTGCCGGAGGTCTTGGCGTTATTCATAAAAATATGTCTGTTGAGCAGCAAGCAGAGGAAATACGAAAGGTTAAGCGCTCAGAAAACGGTGTTATTATTGATCCTTTCTTTTTGACTCCTGACAATACGGTTGCTGAAGCTGAAGAACTCATGCAGCGTTACCGTATCAGCGGTGTTCCGATAGTTGAAACGCTTGAAAATCGTAAATTGGTTGGTATCATTACCAATCGTGACATGCGTTTTATTTCTGATTATGCACAACTAATCTCGCAACATATGACAAGTGAAGCGCTCGTTACTGCACCAGTAGGGACTGATCTTGAAACAGCAGAGCGTATTCTTCATGAACACCGGATTGAAAAACTGCCTTTGGTTGATGAAAATGGTCGCTTATCAGGCTTGATTACTATTAAAGATATCGAAAAAGTTATAGAATTTCCGCATGCTGCTAAAGATGAATTCGGCCGACTTTTGGTTGCTGGAGCGGTGGGCGTCACTTCTGATACTTTTGAAAGAGCAGAGGCCTTGTTTGAAGCCGGTGCTGATGCGATTGTAATTGATACAGCCCACGGGCATTCGGCTGGTGTGCTTCGTAAAATTGCTGAAATTCGTACAACCTTCCCTGATAAAACTTTAATAGCAGGAAATATTGCTACTGCTGATGGAGCCCGTGCGCTGTATGAAGCCGGAGTTGATGTTGTTAAGGTAGGTATCGGTCCTGGTTCAATTTGTACAACACGGGTAGTTGCTGGTGTCGGTGTTCCTCAGATAACAGCTATTTATGATGCGGCTGCTGTTGCGCGTGAATATGGTAGGACAATTATTGCAGACGGCGGGATTAAATATTCCGGAGATATTGTCAAGGCACTCGCAGCCGGCGGTAATGCTGTCATGCTTGGGTCAATGTTTGCAGGAACTGATGAAGCCCCAGGCGAAACAGAAATTTTCCAAGGACGTAAGTTTAAAACTTACCGCGGAATGGGATCGATTGCAGCAATGAAAAAAGGTTCGAGCGACCGCTATTTCCAAGGATCTGTCAATGAAGCAAACAAGCTTGTTCCGGAAGGAATTGAGGGCCGTGTAGCTTATAAGGGTGCGGCAGCAGATATCGTTTTTCAAATGCTTGGCGGTATTCGTTCAGGTATGGGATATGTTGGTGCAGCAGATATTAAAGCTCTGCATGAAAATGCTCAGTTCATAGAAATGTCAGGTGCTGGTTTGATTGAAAGTCACCCACATGATGTTCAAATTACTAATGAAGCTCCCAATTATTCTGTCCACTGA